One stretch of Amycolatopsis sp. NBC_00345 DNA includes these proteins:
- a CDS encoding DNA-binding protein has protein sequence MSPALENVLAKAGLKADANEFLTLVEDAARRLSPPNPDPSHYFSPDQRAALADVGLDLSPRHENEPDFRARTVAAHAVLADSALNVLEAAQALGVDDSRIRHRLKEGRLTGWKDQGWRLPSWQFNGSGVLPGLEVVLRAVPEDQPALVVAAFMNTPQADLVISDRPATPRQWLLSGGDPEQVAGLVATLGSPF, from the coding sequence ATGTCACCCGCGCTGGAGAACGTCCTCGCCAAAGCCGGCCTGAAGGCCGACGCGAACGAGTTCTTGACGCTCGTGGAGGACGCGGCACGCCGGCTTTCGCCACCGAATCCGGACCCGTCCCACTACTTTTCGCCCGACCAGCGGGCCGCGCTCGCCGACGTCGGGCTCGACCTGTCGCCGCGGCATGAGAACGAGCCGGACTTCCGCGCGCGCACCGTCGCCGCGCACGCCGTGCTCGCGGACTCCGCGTTGAACGTGCTCGAGGCCGCACAGGCGCTCGGCGTCGACGACAGCCGCATCCGGCACCGCCTCAAGGAGGGCCGGCTCACCGGCTGGAAGGACCAGGGCTGGCGCCTGCCGTCCTGGCAGTTCAACGGCTCGGGCGTGCTGCCCGGCCTCGAGGTCGTGCTGCGCGCGGTGCCCGAGGACCAGCCCGCGCTGGTCGTCGCCGCGTTCATGAACACTCCCCAGGCCGACCTGGTGATCAGCGACCGGCCGGCGACGCCCCGGCAGTGGCTTCTCTCCGGCGGTGACCCCGAACAGGTAGCCGGTCTCGTCGCCACGCTGGGCTCGCCGTTCTAG
- a CDS encoding RES family NAD+ phosphorylase yields MARLPLPPARSALVKELDRSHDVVSVQPETRLVRIFTAHGNHPQQWNTFRYTGPLPHGRFDQQPPGRGGQPVTDPANGVLYFGLTVRTSVAEVFQTSSTVDRKTRGPRLVVVRPTRTLRLLDLTGLWPTRVGASQEISSGPKKITQAWARAIRTALPDLDGLWYRSSMDAGDPSLCLWDPPAGAALPIAPDVLLPLDHPGLDVPLGRVCEELNYTLLN; encoded by the coding sequence ATGGCCCGGCTCCCCCTGCCGCCCGCACGATCCGCCCTGGTCAAGGAACTTGACCGGAGCCACGACGTGGTTTCGGTGCAGCCCGAGACCAGGCTGGTCCGGATCTTCACCGCGCACGGCAACCACCCGCAGCAGTGGAACACGTTCCGCTACACCGGCCCGCTCCCGCACGGGCGGTTCGACCAGCAACCGCCCGGCCGTGGCGGTCAGCCGGTCACCGACCCGGCCAACGGCGTGCTGTACTTCGGCCTGACCGTGCGCACCAGCGTCGCCGAGGTCTTCCAGACCAGCTCCACCGTCGACCGCAAGACGCGCGGCCCGCGGCTGGTGGTCGTCCGGCCGACCCGCACCCTGCGGCTGCTCGACCTGACCGGCCTGTGGCCGACGCGGGTGGGCGCGTCGCAGGAGATCTCCAGCGGGCCGAAGAAGATCACCCAGGCCTGGGCCCGCGCGATCCGCACGGCTCTGCCCGACCTCGACGGCCTCTGGTACCGCTCCTCGATGGACGCCGGCGACCCGTCGCTGTGCCTGTGGGACCCGCCCGCGGGCGCGGCGCTGCCGATCGCGCCGGACGTGCTGCTGCCCCTGGACCACCCCGGCCTCGACGTGCCGCTGGGCCGGGTCTGCGAAGAGCTGAACTACACCCTGCTCAACTAG
- a CDS encoding S9 family peptidase: MRPADIEALVVPGRPALRGELLLTAVKRPDLESDSGHSALRRVDLGGGEAPWTHGPHDSAPSISPDGRWVAFLRAGEGAGADGSPQVHVMPSGGGEAQRLTSLQLGADAPVWAPDSRRLAFTARLPEAGRYGTADADGKTPEPPAEAPRRITRLDYRFDDIGFLRDQVKRLFVLDIETAAAEPEPVSPAAYSVDYPVWTPDGRRVIVTVPQDWDRVETDTFDLVSFPSGGGDPELLVRGQGWAGLPVFGPDGTLFFYGSSFEDGHFEASNTGLYAAVLGDSGPVKARRLTDIETVDIEDGAGPAVPLGDEVLVVVRNRGAAELRAVPVTADAAPLDSLRVLHGGHLAVRGFAADGDTVVAVVATPETSGDVVVLTAAGGPRVLTDYSKTLRDKGLRQVVELNTTAPDGYPVHGWLVLPEGEGPHPVLRVVHGGPFAQQDWAVFDEAQVYASAGYAVVLGNPRGSAGYGQSHGRAITHGFGTVDVDDVLALLDKALERPDLDPARTGIMGGSYGGFMTSWVASHHPERFKAAWSERAVNAWDSMVGSSDIGYTFVDSYIGSDPEVQRDRSPLTYADQISIPFAVVHSEQDWRCPLEQAQRMFVALRKAGADAEFLLFPGEGHELSRSGRPRHRVQRFDAVLEWWSRHLG; encoded by the coding sequence ATGCGTCCTGCCGACATCGAAGCCCTCGTCGTCCCCGGCCGCCCCGCGCTGCGGGGTGAGCTGCTGCTCACCGCGGTGAAGCGCCCGGACCTGGAGTCCGACTCCGGGCACAGCGCGCTTCGCCGGGTGGACCTCGGCGGCGGGGAGGCGCCGTGGACCCACGGGCCGCACGACTCGGCGCCGTCGATCTCGCCGGACGGGCGCTGGGTCGCGTTCCTCCGCGCCGGCGAGGGCGCGGGCGCCGACGGCAGCCCGCAGGTGCACGTGATGCCGTCCGGCGGCGGCGAGGCCCAGCGGCTGACGTCGCTGCAGCTGGGCGCCGACGCGCCGGTGTGGGCGCCGGACTCGCGCCGGCTCGCGTTCACCGCCCGGCTGCCGGAGGCGGGCCGTTACGGCACGGCGGACGCCGACGGCAAGACGCCGGAGCCGCCCGCCGAGGCCCCGCGCCGGATCACGCGTCTCGACTACCGCTTCGACGACATCGGCTTCCTGCGCGACCAGGTGAAGCGACTCTTCGTGCTGGACATCGAGACTGCCGCTGCCGAGCCGGAGCCCGTCTCGCCCGCCGCCTACTCCGTTGACTATCCCGTGTGGACGCCCGACGGCCGGCGCGTGATCGTCACGGTGCCGCAGGACTGGGACCGGGTGGAGACCGACACGTTCGATCTGGTTTCCTTCCCGTCCGGCGGCGGAGATCCCGAACTGCTCGTGCGGGGGCAAGGGTGGGCCGGGCTGCCGGTGTTCGGTCCGGACGGCACCTTGTTCTTCTACGGTTCGTCCTTTGAGGACGGTCACTTCGAGGCCAGCAACACCGGTCTGTACGCCGCCGTCCTCGGCGATAGCGGCCCGGTCAAGGCGCGCCGGCTGACCGACATCGAGACGGTCGACATCGAGGACGGCGCCGGACCGGCCGTCCCGCTCGGGGACGAGGTCCTGGTGGTCGTGCGCAACCGCGGCGCGGCCGAGCTGCGCGCGGTGCCGGTGACGGCCGACGCGGCGCCGCTGGACAGTCTGCGGGTGCTGCACGGCGGTCACCTCGCGGTCCGCGGGTTCGCCGCGGACGGTGACACGGTGGTCGCCGTGGTCGCGACGCCCGAGACTTCCGGTGACGTCGTGGTGCTCACCGCTGCCGGCGGCCCCCGCGTGCTCACGGACTACTCGAAGACGTTGCGGGACAAGGGTCTTCGCCAGGTCGTGGAGCTGAACACCACGGCGCCCGACGGCTACCCGGTGCACGGCTGGCTGGTGCTTCCCGAGGGCGAGGGCCCGCACCCGGTGCTGCGCGTCGTGCACGGCGGCCCGTTCGCCCAGCAGGACTGGGCGGTGTTCGACGAGGCGCAGGTGTACGCGTCCGCCGGTTACGCCGTGGTGCTCGGCAACCCGCGCGGCTCGGCGGGCTACGGGCAGAGCCACGGCCGCGCCATCACGCACGGGTTCGGCACGGTCGACGTCGACGACGTCCTGGCGCTGCTGGACAAGGCGCTGGAGCGGCCCGACCTCGACCCGGCGCGGACCGGCATCATGGGCGGCTCGTACGGCGGGTTCATGACGAGCTGGGTCGCCTCGCACCACCCGGAGCGGTTCAAGGCCGCCTGGAGCGAGCGCGCGGTGAACGCGTGGGACTCGATGGTCGGCAGCTCCGACATCGGCTACACCTTCGTCGACTCCTACATCGGCTCCGACCCCGAGGTCCAGCGCGATCGCAGCCCGCTCACCTACGCGGACCAGATCTCCATCCCGTTCGCCGTGGTGCACTCCGAGCAGGACTGGCGGTGCCCGCTGGAGCAGGCGCAGCGCATGTTCGTGGCCCTGCGCAAGGCCGGCGCGGATGCGGAGTTCCTGCTGTTCCCGGGCGAGGGCCACGAACTCTCCCGCTCGGGCCGGCCGCGCCACCGCGTGCAGCGGTTCGACGCCGTGCTGGAGTGGTGGTCGCGGCACCTGGGCTGA
- a CDS encoding TerC family protein → MTVPLWLWIATVGGILALIAVDLFIVDHNPHEVTTREAARWVIFYVACAVLFGIGVWVFAGHSSGVEFFTGYITEYSLSVDNLFIFMIIMASFKVPAIHQHRVLLVGILLALAMRSVFIAVGAALIAEFVWVFFLFGAVLIWTAVSMLRKKDEEEEYKENAVTRAVRKFFPVTDDFHGHKYTVKVNGKRMITPMLVVIVAIGSADLLFAVDSIPAIFGITQEAFLVFTANAFALMGLRQLYFLLGGLVEKLVYLTYGLAVILAFIGAKLFVHALHEYHVAPDWLDINNWVSLGVIVVVLTVTTVASLAKAKRDERAELSAK, encoded by the coding sequence ATGACTGTCCCCCTGTGGCTGTGGATCGCAACGGTCGGCGGCATTCTCGCCCTGATCGCGGTGGACCTGTTCATCGTCGACCACAATCCGCACGAGGTGACCACCCGTGAGGCCGCCCGCTGGGTGATCTTCTACGTCGCCTGCGCGGTCCTCTTCGGCATCGGTGTCTGGGTCTTCGCCGGGCACAGTTCCGGGGTCGAGTTCTTCACCGGGTACATCACCGAGTACTCGCTGAGCGTCGATAACCTGTTCATCTTCATGATCATCATGGCCTCGTTCAAGGTGCCGGCGATCCACCAGCACCGGGTGCTGCTGGTCGGGATCCTGCTCGCGCTGGCCATGCGGAGCGTCTTCATCGCCGTCGGCGCCGCGCTCATCGCGGAGTTCGTGTGGGTCTTCTTCCTCTTCGGCGCGGTGCTCATCTGGACCGCGGTCAGCATGCTGCGCAAGAAGGACGAGGAAGAGGAGTACAAGGAGAACGCCGTCACCCGGGCGGTGCGGAAGTTCTTCCCGGTGACCGACGACTTCCACGGGCACAAGTACACGGTCAAGGTCAACGGCAAGCGGATGATCACGCCGATGCTCGTGGTGATCGTCGCCATCGGCTCGGCCGACCTGCTCTTCGCGGTGGACTCGATCCCGGCCATCTTCGGCATCACCCAGGAGGCCTTCCTGGTGTTCACGGCCAACGCGTTCGCGCTGATGGGCCTGCGCCAGCTGTACTTCCTGCTCGGCGGGCTGGTCGAGAAGCTGGTGTACCTGACCTACGGGCTGGCCGTGATCCTCGCCTTCATCGGCGCGAAGCTGTTCGTGCACGCGCTGCACGAGTACCACGTGGCGCCGGACTGGCTGGACATCAACAACTGGGTCTCCCTCGGCGTGATCGTGGTCGTGCTGACCGTGACCACGGTGGCCAGCCTGGCGAAGGCCAAGCGTGACGAACGCGCTGAGCTGTCCGCCAAATAG